A single region of the Ciconia boyciana chromosome 13, ASM3463844v1, whole genome shotgun sequence genome encodes:
- the MPRIP gene encoding myosin phosphatase Rho-interacting protein produces MEEPDCCQPIPPELPEGHQPLLGSMTSPTEVAASPSGAWQRLHKVNQDLQSELEAQCQRQELINQQIQSLKRSYAEAKDVIRHHEAEIQSLQARLSNAAAELSIKEQTLTKLKSDLRSEKEKAKEQLEEWQHSEATLSSQLKASEQKLKSAEALLLEKTQELRDLEMQQALQRDHQKEVQRLQDRIADLSRQLNASEQARILMEEKLQKNYEALLESCEREKQVLIRSLKEVEDKANEYENQLQNNEQQMEILQKEKLSAKFEGSELVHQLEEQLVMKEASIQKLAEHIKELERERDQIKCRFHELMNQVAESDNEVAKLQAKLKMEETSYRNLEQSFEEVSDQFQGVQKVLKEKEEELRHVKEMHLRIVEKKDQDLSEALVKMVALDSSLEETKVKLKAKEEALKKLASVGTGPSAEEAEDLGPNLEADESHPSQLGQPLQTQDVLPALTYALKEEEEEEVLETSQRQAEEFGSPSKAVELQDQELVPKALAKPDVGIMGAKRQRIRFSSIQCQKYIHPDGSEKNWTSSTSSDTSQDRSLSEESMSSEPALGYPSSGTSDSETYLSIIHSLETKLYITEEKLKDVTMKLESQHGHNQETLIALHHQWASTESQLREQLQTSLSQVSALILQLESERQEKVKLIENHVSELGGFQMKNEEALTCLEKCREQLRSLPKSDKEKEGDLFLVTLSSMETTLSNAIQALRGAPVPLEYQQSESLIVESPAPEGGFLGEEEQGSKEQGAEMFDAGQLRWLSERVAFEASLINQIAESLKNASSEISQLLREIQGTAEVVLLEPANVSHTAVDLASVLSKKLLLEGEFWSQVEELRVHLSTREGEANGKTETTGLGFSPCFLSAVADATLIKAELGFVAQKMRESFHQRLKTIEEDLHNTKTALQQHKCMLEEIIKAYRTPDFDRVMHQISEALEIQKDASERTQISWDGSHLQMVPCQELAKAEEIGSLPDCSSEALVSIQEDLAQQLKDKSNVLKEISVALLSLPPEEAMRDCQKLLKISQSLSYHSCMGDLERYSSLLVQDAIVQAQVCYAACKVRLEYERELKSYKESLQSMDALCQERVKTVSLLRDEYEDLLRKQQGEYGEVIAMLERENADLKAKVSQLDSQRRLLEEEEHKHSKSLSELQGRYEEEIQNVIEQLNRTEDALKAERTEGLNQLDAIVRDKQNMERYHLEQMQMLEDKFQAKIKELQVIHGEELQALQEHYSQNLQRLQETLDEYQKQHPEASPTAGPSGGDAWVASEAGGTGQGPGSGPDSMHGLRERIQELEAQMNVMRDELENKHLEGNASTLREKYQKDFENLKVLICLTLYAFHC; encoded by the exons ATGGAGGAGCCTGACTGCTGCCAGCCCATCCCTCCTGAGCTGCCCGAGGggcaccagcccctccttggCAGCATGACCAGCCCC aCCGAGGTGGCCGCCTCGCCATCAGGTGCCTGGCAGAGGCTCCACAAAGTCAACCAAGACCTCCAAAGCGAGCTGGAAGCCCAATGCCAGCGTCAAGAGCTGATCAATCAGCAGATTCAGTCGCTGAAGCGCAGCTACGCCGAGGCCAAGGACGTGATCCGGCACCACGAAGCCGAGATTCAGAGCCTGCAGGCGAGGCTCAGTAACGCGGCGGCCGAGCTTTCCATCAAGGAGCAGACCCTGACCAAGCTCAAGAGCGACCTGAGGAGCgaaaaagagaaagccaaagagcagctggaggagtggCAGCACAGCGAGGCCACGCTCAGCTCCCAGCTGAAGGCCAGCGAGCAGAAGCTGAAGAGCGCGGAGGCTCTGCTCCTGGAGAAGACCCAGGAGCTGCGGGACCTGGAGATGCAGCAGGCTTTGCAGAGGGACCATCAGAAGGAGGTGCAGCGGCTCCAGGACAGGATCGCGGAcctgagcaggcagctgaacGCTAGCGAGCAAGCGCGGATCCTCAtggaggagaagctgcagaagaatTACGAGGCTTTGCTGGAGAGCTGCGAGAGGGAAAAGCAGGTTTTAATACGGAGTCTGAAAGAGGTGGAGGATAAGGCCAACGAGTATGAGAACCAGCTGCAAAATAACGAGCAGCAAATGGAGATTCTGCAGAAGGAGAAGCTGAGTGCAAAGTTCGAAGGCAGTGAGCTTGTCCaccagctggaggagcagctggtGATGAAGGAGGCCAGCATCCAGAAACTCGCGGAGCACATCAAGGAGCTCgaaagagagagagatcagATCAAATGTCGGTTCCACGAGCTCATGAATCAGGTTGCCGAGTCGGATAACGAAGTTGCAAAGCTGCAAGCGAAGTTGAAAATGGAAGAGACCAGCTACCGCAATCTGGAGCAATCGTTTGAGGAGGTGTCAGATCAGTTCCAGGGTGTGCAGAaagtgctgaaagaaaaagaagaagagctGAGACACGTTAAGGAAATGCACTTGAGAattgtggaaaagaaagatcAAGATCTCAGTGAGGCTTTGGTTAAAATGGTTGCTTTAGATAGCAGTTTAGAGGAGACTAAAGTAAAGTTAAAGGCCAAGGAGGAGGCTTTAAAGAAATTAGCTAGTGTAGGCACAGGTCCGAGTGCTGAGGAGGCGGAAGACCTTGGCCCCAATCTCGAGGCTGACGAAAGTCATCCATCCCAACTGGGGCAGCCTCTGCAAACTCAGGATGTCCTCCCAGCTCTGACTTACGcactgaaggaagaggaggaggaggaggttctTGAGACCAGCCAGAGGCAAGCAGAGGAATTCGGCTCCCCATCCAAAGCTGTAGAGCTCCAGGACCAAGAGTTAGTTCCGAAAGCCTTAGCAAAGCCTGATGTAGGAATCATGGGGGCCAAGAGGCAAAGAATCCGTTTCTCAAGCATCCAATGCCAAAAATACATCCATCCAGACGGATCAGAGAAAAACTGGACAAGCAGTACCTCTTCAGACACGAGCCAAGACAGATCGCTGTCTGAAGAAAGCATGTCATCAGAGCCAGCTCTTGGTTACCCATCATCAGGGACAAGCGACTCTGAGACCTATCTCTCAATCATCCATTCCCTGGAAACCAAACTTTAtattacagaggaaaaactcAAAGATGTAACGATGAAGCTTGAAAGCCAGCACGGCCATAATCAGGAGACGCTCATCGCCCTCCACCATCAGTGGGCCAGCACAGAGTCTCAGCTGCGGGAACAACTTCAGACCAGCTTATCCCAAGTCAGTGCTTTGATCTTACAGCTGGAGAGTGAGAGGCAGGAAAAGGTCAAGCTCATAGAAAATCACGTTAGCGAGCTGGGAggtttccaaatgaaaaatgaggaagCGCTGACTTGCTTAGAGAAGTGCAGGGAGCAACTAAGATCTTTGCCCAAATCagacaaggaaaaagagggTGATTTGTTCCTTGTTACTCTGTCCAGCATGGAAACGACCTTATCAAATGCAATCCAAGCCTTGAGAGGGGCACCAGTCCCATTGGAGTATCAGCAGAGTGAAAGCCTTATTGTGGAAAGCCCTGCTCCAGAAGGAGGTTTTTtgggagaagaggagcagggctccaaggagcagggagcagaaatGTTTGATGCTGGCCAGCTGAGATGGCTTTCTGAGAGAGTGGCATTTGAGGCCTCTCTCATCAACCAAATAGCAGAGTCTTTGAAAAATGCAAGCTCTGAGATATCTCAGCTTCTGAGAGAGATCCAGGGAACGGCTGAGGTGGTGTTGTTGGAGCCGGCAAATGTTTCTCATACAGCAGTCGACTTGGCCAGCGTCCTATCTaagaagctgctgctggaaggggaGTTCTGGAGCCAGGTGGAGGAGCTGAGAGTGCACTTGAGCACCAGAGAAGGAGAAGCCAACggcaaaacagaaacaacaggTTTGGGCTTTTCTCCATGCTTTCTCAGTGCTGTAGCAGACGCTACATTGATCAAGGCAGAACTTGGGTTTGttgcacagaaaatgagagaatCTTTTCatcagagattaaaaacaattgAAGAAGACCTTCATAATACCAAAACAGCTCTCCAGCAGCATAAATGCATGTTGGAGGAGATCATCAAAGCATACAGGACTCCTGATTTTGACAGAGTTATGCACCAGATTTCTGAAGCACTTGAAATTCAAAAAGATGCTTCAGAAAGAACCCAAATCTCCTGGGACGGGAGCCATCTCCAAATGGTGCCGTGTCAGGAATTAGCCAAGGCGGAGGAGATTGGCAGCCTGCCTGACTGTAGTAGTGAAGCTCTTGTTTCCATTCAGGAAGATCTTGCCCAACAACTAAAGGACAAATCAAATGTTCTGAAGGAAATATCTGTTGCCTTACTCTCTCTGCCTCCTGAGGAGGCAATGAGAGACTGTCAGAAGCTCCTGAAGATATCTCAGAGTCTTTCATATCATTCGTGCATGGGAGACCTTGAACGGTATTCCTCTTTGTTAGTCCAAGATGCAATTGTTCAGGCTCAGGTTTGTTATGCTGCTTGCAAAGTCCGACTGGAGTACGAGAGAGAGCTGAAGTCCTACAAGGAGTCTTTGCAGAGCATGGATGCGCTCTGCCAAGAGCGTGTGAAGACGGTCTCTCTCCTTCGGGACGAGTACGAAGACTTGCTGAGGAAGCAGCAGGGTGAGTACGGTGAGGTGATCGCCATGCTTGAACGGGAGAACGCCGATCTCAAAGCAAAGGTGTCCCAGCTTGACAGTCAGCGAAGGCTcttggaggaagaagagcatAAACACAGCAAGAGCTTGAGCGAATTGCAGGGACGGTATGAGGAGGAGATTCAAAACGTGATAGAGCAACTAAACAGGACAGAGGATGCTCTGAAGGCCGAGAGGACGGAGGGCCTCAACCAGCTGGATGCCATCGTCCGTGACAAGCAGAACATGGAGCGGTATCACCTGGAGCAGATGCAAATGCTGGAGGACAAGTTCCAGGCCAAGATCAAGGAGCTGCAGGTCATCCATGGCGAGGAGCTGCAGGCGTTGCAGGAGCACTACAGCCAGAACCTGCAGCGCTTGCAGGAGACCCTGGATGAGTACCAGAAGCAGCACCCGGAGGCGTCCCCCACGGCGGGCCCGAGCGGTGGGGACGCCTGGGTGGCCAGTGAGGCGGGTGGCACCGGGCAGGGCCCCGGCAGCGGCCCGGACTCCATGCACGGCCTGAGGGAACGCATCCAGGAGCTGGAGGCCCAGATGAACGTCATGAGGGATGAGCTGGAGAACAAGCATCTGGAGGGGAATGCTTCCACCTTGAGGGAAAAATACCAGAAAGACTTTGAAAACTTAAAGGTCTTGATATGTTTAACGCTTTACGCTTTCCACTGCTGA